The Sandaracinobacteroides saxicola nucleotide sequence CGCCGGGTCCGCCTCCGGATCCAGCAACGCTGCCGACTTCAACCCATGTCCGATCAGCAGCACATTCGCCAAACCCGCCAGCATCAGCCAGCCGCAATAGAGCGCCACCGCCGCCCGCGTGATGGTATAGTCGCTGAACACCGCGGTCGGAAACGGCATGAAAGCGATGGTGAACAGCAGCAGCAGGTTCAGCCAGACCAGCCGGCTGTCCAGCGCCACCAGCTGCCCCATCGCCCGATGATGCCCGATCCAGAAGCGGCCGATGACAAAGAAGCTGACGATGAAGCCGACATAGTTCGGCACCAGCCCCAGCAACGCCCGCGCCAGTCCATCAGAAGTCTCGACATGCGGCACCTTGATCTCGATCACCAGCAGCGTGATGGCGATAGCGAACACCGCGTCGCTGAAGAAGGTCATGCGTTCCAGCTGCATGAAGGCCCGATTCCGACCGCTCATTTCACGAACACCCGCCTGCCCGCCACCCAGGTCTCCAGCACCTGCACCCGCCACAGTTCAGCCGGCGGGATCGTCATGGGATCGCGGTCCAGCAGGATGAAATCCGCCCATTTCCCCGCCTCCAGGCTCCCCACCTTGCCCTCCGCCAACCCGGCCCAGGCGGCCCCCAGCGTGAACCCGTGCAGCGCCTGCACCAGCGTCAGCGCCTCCGCCTTGCGCCATCCC carries:
- a CDS encoding TMEM175 family protein — translated: MSGRNRAFMQLERMTFFSDAVFAIAITLLVIEIKVPHVETSDGLARALLGLVPNYVGFIVSFFVIGRFWIGHHRAMGQLVALDSRLVWLNLLLLFTIAFMPFPTAVFSDYTITRAAVALYCGWLMLAGLANVLLIGHGLKSAALLDPEADPAVTAALLRGRWLPLLIGVLALGLGMWRPLYALIPLLGSPLIQWGLRRLFNRAGSATPAG